The following proteins come from a genomic window of Pseudomonas putida:
- a CDS encoding AAA family ATPase, with the protein MNAINLYECYEHGEYSFTLRDRFIHSPQVERALTRLGDIHGDSRRTRASKGLLIQGPSGVGKSTLVKEYIRSLEELESHDPQKRTVLFVEMPSSPTKKNLAAAILAELKDPFAEARGHSAEVKFARVVLLLKNLGVEMLVLDEAQHLVDYRRNGAYEAADWIKSLMNETSIAFVLIGLKRTENLLLANEQLRRRFSATVAYDRFTFSANTSLHFVMLLQAIEGELPVQTISFVEPAMIKRFYLASYGLIDYLIKIVDRAVWLVQVQDLVGIELPVLAQAFEDEVWSYATEDRNPFSASFNFQPLFGKREPFETFEESST; encoded by the coding sequence ATGAACGCCATCAATCTGTACGAATGCTACGAGCATGGTGAATACAGCTTTACGCTCCGCGATCGTTTTATTCACAGCCCTCAAGTCGAGCGAGCGTTGACGCGACTAGGCGATATCCACGGCGATAGTCGGCGTACCAGAGCAAGTAAAGGGTTGCTGATCCAAGGTCCAAGCGGAGTGGGCAAGAGCACATTGGTCAAGGAGTACATTCGGTCATTGGAGGAATTGGAGAGCCATGACCCACAGAAGCGGACAGTTCTGTTCGTCGAGATGCCTTCGTCTCCAACCAAAAAGAACCTGGCAGCAGCCATTTTGGCAGAGCTGAAGGATCCCTTCGCAGAGGCACGAGGACATTCGGCAGAGGTTAAATTTGCGCGAGTAGTCCTGCTGCTGAAGAACCTTGGCGTGGAGATGTTGGTCCTCGATGAGGCGCAGCACCTGGTCGATTATCGTCGTAATGGTGCGTATGAGGCAGCAGACTGGATCAAGAGTCTGATGAATGAAACCAGTATCGCGTTTGTTCTGATTGGGCTGAAGCGCACCGAAAATCTCCTGCTAGCAAACGAGCAACTGCGACGCAGGTTTTCGGCCACGGTGGCATACGATCGCTTCACCTTCTCCGCTAATACGTCTCTTCATTTCGTGATGTTGTTGCAGGCAATCGAGGGCGAACTGCCTGTTCAAACCATCAGTTTTGTAGAGCCAGCGATGATTAAACGCTTCTACCTGGCTTCCTATGGATTGATCGACTACCTCATCAAGATTGTGGACAGGGCTGTTTGGCTGGTTCAAGTCCAGGACCTTGTCGGGATTGAACTTCCTGTGCTGGCCCAGGCTTTTGAAGACGAGGTTTGGAGCTACGCCACCGAGGATCGAAACCCCTTCAGTGCGAGCTTCAATTTCCAGCCTCTGTTCGGGAAGCGGGAGCCGTTTGAGACGTTCGAAGAGAGCAGTACCTGA